The following proteins come from a genomic window of Pyxidicoccus sp. MSG2:
- a CDS encoding CHAT domain-containing tetratricopeptide repeat protein, translating to MRQVLVWMTAVVLCCAAGAAAGEETPDARLEEAQKASNEASRLYAAGRYADAIVKGERALELREAALGGTHLDVASSLNTLAILFKAQGMYDRAEPLFNRSLAIREAALGKNHPDVAASLNNLALLYRAQGLYGRAEPLLQRALAIREAVLGKNHPDVAQSLNNLANVFKDQGMYGRARPLYARALAIREATLGKNHPEVAASLTSLANLYWAQGLYGRAEPLHQRALAIRETVLGKNHPDVAQSLNNLANLYQDQGMFGRAGSLHERALAIREAALGGSHPDVAQSLYNLANLYTEQGLYGQAEPLHDRALAIEEAAFGKNHPSVAQSLYGLARLFKEQGMYDRAEPLYERALAILEAALGKTHPEVAQSLSNLASLYREQGLYGRAEPLYERALVILEAALGKNHPEVARALHGLADLYLAQGMYGRAEPLFDRARSIREAALGKNHPDVAQSLHSLGILSSQQGMYSRAESLHMRALAIRDAALGKSHPDVALSLNQLALLRLNQNRLAEALPLFTRAFSVSEQRLRQEALGFSEARLARFLQLLRTDEERLYAVLRAHPDNLEVRRLALRAALLLKGRSVEESADISRAVYRSLGAEERDTFERLRGLRTQLASLSLQGPGSLPLTAYQQQLKVLAEQGDALEVTLARRSAPLRALAALPAPADIVNRVAAALPRDGALMEFIAYVDRPLLPGPGMPEPQLRYLALVLLPDTRIRALDLGPAGPIDLAASRLRDALANRDAASQAHAQALYQLAFQPLLPLLGKAHRLFLSPEGQLALVPFAALHDGHQFLIDAYDFTYLTSGKELLPRPDKTVPASSVVVLADPDFSAPLQAPAPSPGEASSRTERSTSVERFFSARREDLAHRDWSLVPLPGTRLEAEAIQRLLPQAQLFLGPEATKDRLLHLPAPGILHLATHGFFLQDAPALTGSRAIGNFGALGEDPLAQRPPDPLLRSGLLFAGANAPTPSTSSAPQSPPDSALVTALELAGLDLWGTQLVVLSACDTGRGDVKLGQGVYGLRRALVVAGAETVVMSLWKVDDVTTSTLMEAYYRNLLAGQGRAMALRDAMYELRRARPHPHYWAPFIAMGRETPLRLLLPGHQGAHHP from the coding sequence ATGCGGCAGGTACTCGTGTGGATGACAGCGGTGGTGCTGTGCTGTGCAGCGGGGGCAGCGGCCGGGGAGGAGACGCCGGACGCACGGTTGGAGGAGGCGCAAAAGGCTTCCAACGAGGCGTCAAGGCTCTACGCGGCGGGCAGGTACGCTGACGCCATCGTGAAGGGCGAGCGTGCGCTTGAGCTGCGGGAGGCGGCGCTTGGGGGCACCCATCTGGATGTCGCCTCTTCGCTCAACACCCTCGCCATCCTCTTCAAGGCACAGGGGATGTACGACCGGGCCGAGCCGCTCTTCAATCGCTCGCTCGCCATCCGTGAAGCGGCCCTCGGCAAGAACCACCCCGACGTCGCCGCTTCGCTCAACAACCTCGCCCTTCTCTACAGGGCGCAGGGGCTGTACGGGCGGGCCGAGCCGCTCCTCCAGCGCGCGCTTGCCATCCGGGAGGCGGTCCTCGGCAAGAACCACCCCGACGTCGCCCAATCACTCAACAACCTCGCCAACGTCTTCAAGGACCAGGGGATGTACGGCCGGGCCAGGCCGCTTTACGCGCGTGCGCTCGCCATCCGGGAAGCGACCCTCGGCAAGAACCATCCCGAGGTCGCCGCCTCTCTCACCTCCCTCGCCAACCTCTATTGGGCTCAGGGCTTGTACGGCCGGGCCGAGCCGCTCCACCAGCGCGCACTCGCCATCCGGGAGACGGTCCTCGGCAAGAACCACCCCGACGTCGCCCAATCGCTCAACAACCTCGCCAACCTCTACCAGGACCAGGGGATGTTCGGCCGGGCCGGGTCGCTCCACGAGCGCGCGCTCGCCATCCGGGAAGCGGCCCTCGGCGGGAGCCATCCCGACGTCGCCCAATCGCTCTACAACCTCGCCAACCTCTACACGGAGCAGGGGCTGTACGGCCAGGCCGAGCCGCTCCACGATCGCGCGCTCGCCATCGAGGAAGCGGCTTTCGGCAAGAATCATCCCTCCGTTGCCCAATCGCTGTATGGCCTCGCCAGGCTCTTCAAGGAGCAGGGGATGTACGACCGGGCGGAGCCGCTCTACGAGCGCGCGCTCGCCATTCTGGAAGCGGCCCTCGGCAAGACTCATCCCGAGGTCGCTCAATCGCTCTCAAATCTCGCCAGCCTCTACAGGGAACAGGGGTTGTACGGTCGGGCGGAGCCGCTCTATGAGCGCGCGCTCGTCATTCTGGAAGCGGCCCTCGGCAAGAACCATCCCGAGGTCGCTCGGGCGCTCCACGGCCTCGCCGACCTCTATCTCGCTCAGGGGATGTACGGCCGGGCCGAGCCGCTCTTCGATCGCGCGCGCTCCATCCGGGAAGCGGCCTTGGGCAAGAACCACCCCGACGTTGCCCAATCGCTCCACAGCCTCGGCATCCTTTCCTCGCAGCAGGGGATGTACAGCCGGGCCGAGTCGCTCCACATGCGCGCTCTCGCCATCCGGGACGCGGCCTTGGGCAAGAGCCACCCAGACGTCGCCCTGTCGCTCAACCAACTCGCCTTGCTCCGGTTGAACCAGAATCGCCTCGCCGAGGCCCTGCCGTTGTTCACGCGCGCCTTCTCCGTGTCCGAGCAGCGCCTGCGCCAGGAGGCGCTCGGCTTCTCCGAGGCGCGCCTGGCTCGCTTCCTTCAACTCCTGCGCACCGACGAGGAGCGCCTCTATGCGGTGCTGCGCGCGCATCCAGACAACCTCGAGGTGAGACGCCTGGCCCTCCGCGCGGCACTGCTACTCAAGGGCCGCTCCGTCGAGGAGAGCGCCGACATCTCCCGTGCTGTCTACCGGAGCCTGGGCGCGGAGGAGCGCGACACCTTCGAGCGACTGCGCGGGCTGCGCACCCAGCTGGCCAGTCTCTCGCTCCAGGGCCCTGGCTCACTCCCACTGACTGCCTACCAGCAACAGCTCAAGGTGCTCGCCGAGCAGGGGGATGCCCTCGAAGTCACCTTGGCCAGGCGCTCCGCGCCCCTGCGCGCACTGGCCGCGCTGCCGGCTCCCGCTGACATCGTCAACCGTGTCGCCGCGGCCCTGCCCAGGGACGGTGCTCTCATGGAGTTCATCGCCTATGTGGACCGCCCGCTCTTGCCCGGACCCGGCATGCCCGAGCCACAGCTCCGTTATCTGGCGCTGGTGCTCTTGCCTGACACACGCATTCGTGCCCTCGACCTGGGCCCTGCCGGACCTATCGACCTTGCCGCCTCGCGCCTGCGAGACGCCCTGGCCAATCGCGATGCCGCCTCCCAGGCTCACGCACAGGCGCTGTACCAGCTCGCCTTTCAACCCCTGCTCCCGTTGCTGGGGAAGGCCCACCGCCTTTTCCTCTCGCCGGAGGGTCAGCTGGCCCTGGTGCCCTTCGCCGCCCTGCACGACGGTCACCAATTCCTCATCGACGCCTACGACTTCACCTACCTCACCTCGGGCAAGGAACTGCTGCCTCGTCCCGATAAGACAGTCCCCGCATCCTCCGTGGTCGTCCTGGCAGACCCGGACTTCAGCGCCCCGCTCCAGGCACCTGCTCCCTCTCCGGGAGAGGCTTCATCGCGAACCGAGCGCTCCACCTCCGTCGAGCGCTTCTTCTCCGCGCGACGCGAGGATCTGGCGCACCGAGACTGGAGCCTCGTCCCATTGCCGGGGACCCGCCTGGAGGCCGAGGCCATCCAGCGCCTGCTGCCCCAAGCCCAGCTCTTCCTGGGCCCGGAGGCTACCAAGGACCGGCTGCTTCACCTGCCTGCTCCCGGCATCCTCCACCTGGCCACCCATGGCTTCTTCTTGCAGGACGCCCCTGCACTCACTGGCTCCCGCGCCATTGGCAACTTTGGGGCGCTGGGCGAAGACCCTCTCGCCCAGCGCCCCCCGGACCCGCTGTTGCGCTCTGGCCTGCTCTTCGCTGGGGCGAATGCGCCGACGCCCTCCACCTCCAGCGCCCCCCAATCCCCGCCCGACAGCGCGCTGGTGACGGCCCTGGAGTTGGCCGGCCTCGACCTGTGGGGCACCCAGCTGGTGGTGCTGTCCGCGTGTGATACCGGCCGAGGCGACGTCAAGCTGGGCCAGGGCGTCTACGGGCTGCGCCGCGCGCTCGTGGTGGCTGGCGCGGAGACGGTGGTGATGAGCCTTTGGAAGGTGGACGATGTAACGACGAGCACGCTGATGGAGGCCTACTACCGCAATCTATTGGCGGGCCAGGGCAGGGCCATGGCGCTACGCGATGCGATGTACGAGTTGCGGCGTGCCCGACCCCACCCTCACTATTGGGCGCCGTTCATCGCCATGGGCCGGGAGACACCGCTGCGTCTGCTCCTGCCTGGTCATCAGGGTGCGCATCACCCATAA
- a CDS encoding M12 family metallopeptidase, which yields MYRSTLKPALVAALFVPCLLLTACGMEAGPEVLRPPVSPETALVESRAPIHNGYVWNAASGKVVPVRYAKVGGLAVVEGDIVIGSVAEVEARTREVEAQGGPEAGIVHAQGAVITDNQYWWRWPNGVVPYTIAQDVAQPSRLAAAINAWQQVTPIRFVLRTASNAAQYPNYVTFRATDTPGGNFSNVGRQPTPQSVQLSSGATTGIMIHEIGHVLGMWHEHTRTDRNAYVRILWENIIPAYSGDFDIRPPFTRDVVAYDYNSIMHYGPYIASKNGLPTIEALGGQAIGQDTAPSAGDVATIRSIYSSDDSEFFVQQLYTDVLNREPDTSGFVYYLGSMNGCSGNQACLDSARVSAARSLFESAEHRQQHPELDPSSPNYKAAYINNCYTSFLRRPHGPGDGTYWLDFLNSTSDYNAVIRGFITAAEYRSRFM from the coding sequence ATGTATCGAAGCACCCTGAAGCCGGCGCTTGTCGCCGCGCTGTTCGTCCCCTGCTTGCTGCTCACCGCCTGCGGGATGGAGGCAGGTCCGGAAGTATTGCGTCCGCCAGTGAGTCCAGAGACAGCGCTGGTGGAGTCCCGCGCGCCCATCCACAACGGATACGTCTGGAACGCGGCCAGCGGGAAAGTGGTGCCCGTCCGTTATGCGAAGGTGGGCGGGCTGGCGGTCGTCGAGGGGGACATCGTGATCGGCTCGGTGGCGGAGGTGGAGGCGCGCACTCGCGAGGTGGAGGCGCAGGGTGGGCCCGAGGCCGGCATCGTCCACGCCCAGGGGGCCGTCATTACCGACAACCAATACTGGTGGCGGTGGCCCAACGGCGTGGTCCCGTACACCATCGCTCAAGACGTGGCCCAGCCATCGAGGTTGGCAGCCGCCATCAACGCCTGGCAGCAGGTCACGCCAATCCGCTTCGTGTTGCGCACGGCGAGCAACGCCGCACAGTACCCGAACTACGTCACCTTTCGGGCGACAGACACCCCCGGCGGGAACTTCAGCAATGTCGGGAGGCAGCCAACCCCGCAGTCGGTGCAGCTAAGCAGTGGGGCCACCACGGGCATTATGATCCATGAGATCGGCCATGTGCTGGGAATGTGGCACGAGCATACCCGCACGGATCGCAACGCCTACGTGCGCATCCTGTGGGAGAACATCATTCCTGCATACTCTGGAGATTTCGATATCAGGCCGCCTTTCACCAGAGACGTAGTCGCCTACGACTACAATTCCATCATGCATTACGGTCCGTATATCGCCTCGAAGAACGGCCTGCCTACCATCGAGGCGCTAGGGGGCCAGGCCATCGGACAGGACACCGCGCCGAGCGCTGGAGACGTGGCCACAATCAGGAGCATCTACTCCAGCGATGATTCGGAGTTCTTCGTCCAGCAACTCTATACGGATGTGCTCAACCGCGAGCCTGACACGAGCGGTTTCGTATACTATCTGGGCAGCATGAACGGATGCTCCGGTAATCAAGCCTGTCTGGACTCGGCTCGTGTTTCCGCGGCGCGCTCGCTCTTCGAGTCCGCTGAGCACCGTCAGCAGCATCCGGAGCTGGATCCGAGCTCGCCGAATTACAAAGCCGCCTACATCAACAACTGTTACACGAGCTTCCTACGGCGTCCGCATGGCCCTGGTGACGGCACCTACTGGCTGGATTTCCTGAATTCAACCAGTGACTACAACGCGGTCATCCGCGGCTTCATTACCGCCGCCGAGTATCGCTCGCGCTTCATGTAG
- the secG gene encoding preprotein translocase subunit SecG — MLAFVTIVHVLVCVFMIFVILLQPGKDAGMGSALGGGAATSAFGGRGAVTFLSKLTGVCAMLFFFTSLGLSFVGLRSSVAAGGSVAKPPAQTAPATPGGAAAPGATTPSSPAPGSLEQPRGETPVAPPAEGAPAPQGATPAPAPAPAPAQ, encoded by the coding sequence ATGCTCGCTTTCGTCACGATCGTGCACGTCCTCGTCTGCGTGTTCATGATCTTCGTCATTCTGCTGCAGCCGGGTAAGGACGCGGGCATGGGCTCGGCCCTGGGCGGCGGCGCGGCCACGAGCGCCTTCGGCGGCCGCGGCGCGGTGACGTTCCTGAGCAAGCTCACGGGCGTCTGCGCGATGCTGTTCTTCTTCACCTCGCTCGGCCTGTCCTTCGTGGGGCTTCGCTCTTCGGTGGCGGCTGGCGGCTCGGTCGCCAAGCCTCCGGCGCAGACGGCTCCGGCGACGCCGGGGGGTGCCGCTGCTCCGGGCGCGACGACGCCTTCGTCTCCGGCTCCGGGCAGCTTGGAGCAGCCGCGCGGCGAGACGCCGGTGGCTCCTCCCGCCGAGGGCGCTCCGGCTCCCCAGGGGGCGACGCCTGCCCCCGCGCCTGCTCCGGCTCCGGCGCAGTAG
- the gap gene encoding type I glyceraldehyde-3-phosphate dehydrogenase, whose protein sequence is MATRIAINGFGRIGRCILRAALSRKEDLEIVAINDLDKPAALAHLFKYDSVHRTWPGTVKSTEKGIVVDGKEIAVTAEKDPTALPWKGMNVDVVLECTGRFTARDGAEKHLKAGAKKVIISAPAKGPDLTIAYGINHNEYDPAKHHVISNASCTTNCLAPIAKVLVDNFGVEKGLMTTVHSYTNDQRILDLTHDDMRRARAAALSMIPTSTGAAKAIGEVIPQLKGKMHGISVRVPTPNVSLVDLTVNTTKNVTAEAVIEAYRKAAEGSLKGILQFSDEQTVSVDYNGNPHSAIFDSTNCFVMGDNMLKVMAWYDNEWGFSNRMVDTAKFLVSKGV, encoded by the coding sequence ATGGCTACCCGCATCGCCATCAATGGCTTCGGTCGCATCGGTCGCTGCATCCTGCGCGCGGCCCTCAGCCGCAAGGAGGACCTCGAGATTGTCGCCATCAACGACCTCGACAAGCCCGCGGCACTGGCGCACCTGTTCAAGTACGACTCCGTGCACCGCACCTGGCCGGGCACCGTGAAGTCCACCGAGAAGGGCATCGTGGTGGACGGCAAGGAGATTGCCGTCACCGCGGAGAAGGACCCGACGGCGCTGCCCTGGAAGGGCATGAACGTGGACGTGGTGCTGGAGTGCACCGGCCGCTTCACCGCGCGCGACGGCGCCGAGAAGCACCTCAAGGCGGGCGCCAAGAAGGTCATCATCTCCGCCCCGGCCAAGGGCCCGGACCTCACCATCGCCTACGGCATCAACCACAACGAGTACGACCCGGCGAAGCACCACGTCATCTCCAACGCCTCGTGCACCACCAACTGCCTGGCGCCCATCGCCAAGGTGCTGGTGGACAACTTCGGCGTGGAGAAGGGCCTGATGACCACGGTCCACAGCTACACCAACGACCAGCGCATCCTGGACCTCACCCACGACGACATGCGCCGCGCCCGCGCCGCCGCGCTCTCCATGATTCCCACCAGCACCGGCGCCGCGAAGGCCATCGGCGAGGTGATTCCGCAGCTCAAGGGCAAGATGCACGGCATCTCCGTGCGCGTGCCCACCCCGAACGTGTCGCTGGTGGACCTGACGGTGAACACCACGAAGAACGTCACCGCCGAGGCCGTCATCGAGGCCTACCGCAAGGCCGCGGAGGGCTCGCTCAAGGGCATCCTCCAGTTCAGCGACGAGCAGACGGTGTCCGTGGACTACAACGGCAACCCGCACTCGGCCATCTTCGACTCCACCAACTGCTTCGTGATGGGCGACAACATGCTCAAGGTCATGGCCTGGTACGACAACGAGTGGGGCTTCTCCAACCGCATGGTGGACACGGCGAAGTTCCTCGTCTCCAAGGGCGTCTAG
- a CDS encoding right-handed parallel beta-helix repeat-containing protein — translation MIRSRSRLFIFLGALLFGLAASPSAHAADGASFVSQSMQSTLTTGETRSVSVTMQNTGTTPWTEAGGYKLGTQNPQDNILWMGATRVYLNPGEVVAPGASRTFTFDITAPTSVGTYNFQWRMVHEGVAWFGAFTPNVVITVTAPAPYNSQFVSQTVPATLTAGQTASVSVSMKNTGTNVWTAAGNYRLGSQNPQDNGTWGLGRVDLAPGESIGRSGQKTFTFNITAPATAGTYNFQWKMLQEGQTWFGELSPNVAISVAPPSVTLCPGIVVTPDGTTDLGPAIQYCINATVSGGTLELPAGTYGIATQVLINKPLTLRTQGLAGVSANCEAPGLTCAVLKALPTFNANVGGFLAVESTHDVAIDHLVLDGNRAARLGTTAASQCAGGNNRYGFNSRMSDCTFCRFTHSVSRNALCGTGLEFRGNDGTLIHNVFRSNGQNATSNMWADGLTIHFSDGVTVSDNVFVDNSDVALILGGGRNAVVTNNAISQPGQVVFAGLMLDNFNGGTSGDFTGAVVTGNTIDCTAARNCHFGINLGPHAWYRSTPILGGDVHGNTVFAGRQGINVDGAGTAAAPLILYGNTVSGSAPGSASFLCGSHSTSNLNINPADSVVNRNGDTTPMTAFVWHDCP, via the coding sequence ATGATTCGAAGCCGAAGCCGCTTGTTCATCTTCCTCGGTGCTCTGCTCTTCGGTCTGGCCGCGAGCCCGTCCGCACACGCGGCGGACGGTGCCTCCTTCGTCTCGCAGAGCATGCAGTCGACCCTCACCACAGGCGAAACCCGCTCCGTCTCGGTGACGATGCAGAACACCGGCACCACGCCATGGACGGAGGCCGGCGGCTACAAACTTGGCACCCAGAACCCCCAAGACAACATCCTGTGGATGGGGGCCACCCGGGTCTATTTGAATCCCGGTGAGGTGGTTGCTCCCGGCGCCTCCCGGACCTTCACCTTCGACATCACCGCCCCCACTTCGGTCGGTACCTACAACTTCCAGTGGCGCATGGTGCACGAGGGCGTCGCCTGGTTTGGTGCCTTCACTCCCAACGTCGTCATCACCGTTACGGCGCCGGCCCCCTACAATTCGCAGTTCGTGTCGCAGACGGTACCGGCGACGCTGACCGCGGGCCAGACGGCGTCGGTCTCTGTGAGCATGAAGAACACCGGCACCAACGTCTGGACCGCCGCCGGCAATTACAGGCTCGGGTCGCAGAACCCACAGGACAACGGCACATGGGGGCTCGGACGGGTGGACCTGGCGCCGGGCGAGTCGATAGGCCGGAGCGGCCAGAAGACCTTCACCTTCAACATCACCGCCCCTGCCACCGCGGGGACCTACAACTTCCAGTGGAAGATGCTGCAGGAGGGGCAGACCTGGTTCGGCGAGCTGTCGCCCAACGTGGCGATTTCGGTCGCGCCGCCGTCCGTCACCCTCTGTCCCGGCATCGTGGTGACCCCGGACGGTACGACCGACCTGGGACCGGCAATCCAGTACTGCATCAACGCCACTGTCTCGGGCGGCACCCTGGAGCTCCCGGCCGGCACCTACGGCATTGCGACCCAGGTGCTGATCAACAAACCGCTCACCCTGCGGACGCAGGGGCTCGCCGGCGTGTCCGCCAACTGCGAGGCGCCCGGCCTCACCTGCGCCGTGCTCAAGGCGTTGCCGACCTTCAACGCCAATGTCGGTGGGTTCCTCGCCGTCGAGTCGACGCATGATGTCGCCATCGACCACCTGGTCCTCGACGGAAACCGGGCGGCGCGTCTGGGAACGACGGCGGCCTCGCAGTGCGCTGGCGGCAACAACCGCTACGGCTTCAACTCCCGGATGAGCGACTGCACGTTCTGCCGCTTCACCCACAGCGTCAGCAGGAACGCGCTCTGCGGCACCGGGCTCGAGTTTCGCGGCAACGACGGCACCCTCATCCACAACGTCTTCCGCTCGAACGGCCAGAACGCGACTTCCAATATGTGGGCCGACGGGCTGACCATTCACTTCTCGGATGGCGTGACGGTGAGCGACAACGTCTTCGTCGACAACAGCGACGTGGCCCTCATCCTGGGGGGCGGGCGAAACGCCGTCGTCACCAACAACGCCATCAGCCAGCCCGGTCAGGTCGTCTTCGCCGGCCTGATGCTCGACAACTTCAACGGCGGCACCTCAGGCGACTTCACCGGCGCGGTCGTCACCGGCAACACCATCGACTGCACGGCGGCCCGCAATTGCCACTTTGGTATCAACCTGGGACCGCATGCCTGGTATCGGTCGACCCCCATCCTCGGTGGTGACGTGCATGGCAACACCGTCTTCGCGGGCCGCCAGGGCATCAACGTCGATGGCGCGGGTACAGCAGCCGCCCCCCTCATTCTCTACGGCAACACGGTGAGCGGCTCCGCCCCCGGCTCGGCGAGCTTCCTCTGCGGCAGCCACAGCACCTCGAACCTGAACATCAACCCAGCCGATTCAGTGGTGAACCGCAACGGTGACACGACTCCGATGACAGCCTTCGTCTGGCACGATTGCCCCTGA
- the tpiA gene encoding triose-phosphate isomerase gives MAAAARRRKIVAGNWKMNKTVPEALGLVRELRSMVASLGDAVEVVLAPPFVALQPLHVALEGAPLQLAAQNCHWESSGAFTGEVSAPMLAELGCAYVIVGHSERRQFFGETDETVNKRARAVRAAGMTPIVCVGETLAEREANRTLEVVERQVRGALSGFDAKDVGTFVLAYEPVWAIGTGRTATSAQAQEVHAAIRGLLGRLYDGETAGRVRIQYGGSVKPDNAAELLGQPDVDGALVGGASLKAGDFAAIVKAAG, from the coding sequence ATGGCTGCCGCAGCTCGTCGTCGGAAGATCGTCGCCGGCAACTGGAAGATGAACAAGACGGTGCCCGAAGCGCTGGGCCTCGTTCGCGAGCTGCGGAGCATGGTGGCTTCGCTGGGTGACGCGGTGGAGGTGGTGCTGGCGCCGCCGTTCGTGGCGCTGCAGCCGCTCCACGTGGCCCTCGAAGGTGCGCCGCTGCAACTGGCGGCGCAGAACTGTCACTGGGAGTCCTCCGGCGCCTTCACCGGCGAGGTGTCCGCGCCGATGCTGGCGGAGCTGGGGTGTGCCTACGTCATCGTGGGGCACTCGGAGCGCCGGCAGTTCTTCGGCGAGACGGACGAGACGGTGAACAAGCGGGCCCGGGCGGTGCGGGCGGCGGGGATGACGCCCATCGTCTGCGTGGGCGAGACGCTGGCCGAGCGCGAGGCGAACCGGACGCTGGAGGTGGTGGAGCGCCAGGTGCGCGGGGCGCTCTCGGGCTTCGACGCGAAGGACGTGGGCACCTTCGTCCTGGCGTACGAGCCGGTGTGGGCGATTGGGACGGGGCGCACGGCCACGTCGGCGCAGGCGCAGGAGGTCCACGCGGCGATTCGCGGGCTGCTCGGACGCCTGTATGACGGGGAGACGGCCGGGCGGGTGCGCATCCAGTACGGCGGCAGCGTGAAGCCGGACAACGCGGCGGAATTGCTGGGGCAGCCGGACGTGGATGGAGCGCTCGTCGGAGGCGCCAGCCTGAAGGCGGGCGACTTCGCGGCCATCGTCAAGGCAGCGGGTTAG
- a CDS encoding phosphoglycerate kinase — protein MIRYIDDLQLTGKRVFIRVDFNVPLEGRRVTDDTRIREALPTIRRALEMGGKVILASHLGRPKGPDPKLSLEPVAVRLAELLGGKHEVILTDDCIGDGVKKQVKELKEGQVVLLENLRFHKEEEANDEAFARELAANADVYINDAFGTAHRAHASTAGMVPFVKEKAAGFLMRKEIEYLGKVLKNPEKPFVAILGGSKVSDKIKVIESLLPKVDALLIGGAMAYTFLKAQGVEVGRSRVEGDKLSLATRMLEAAQRLKVPLVLPVDHIVGTELTENSVAKETPDNAIPPDMMGLDIGPKTRAIYAQHIRDARTVVWNGPMGLFEVNKFAEGTRSVAAAMAINTQATTVIGGGDSAAAVEQMGFAEKMSHVSTGGGASLEFLEGRELPGIKALETR, from the coding sequence ATGATCCGCTACATCGACGACCTGCAGTTGACCGGGAAGCGCGTCTTCATCCGCGTGGACTTCAACGTCCCGCTGGAGGGCCGGCGCGTGACGGACGACACCCGCATCCGCGAGGCGCTGCCCACCATCCGGCGCGCGCTGGAGATGGGCGGGAAGGTCATCCTGGCCTCCCACCTCGGCCGGCCCAAGGGCCCGGACCCCAAGCTGTCGCTCGAGCCGGTCGCCGTGCGGCTGGCCGAGCTGCTCGGCGGCAAGCACGAGGTCATCCTCACGGACGACTGCATCGGTGACGGCGTGAAGAAGCAGGTGAAGGAGCTCAAGGAGGGCCAGGTGGTCCTCCTGGAGAACCTGCGCTTCCACAAGGAGGAGGAGGCCAACGACGAGGCCTTCGCCCGGGAGCTGGCCGCCAACGCCGACGTCTACATCAACGACGCCTTCGGCACCGCGCACCGCGCCCACGCCTCCACCGCCGGCATGGTGCCCTTCGTGAAGGAGAAGGCCGCCGGCTTCCTGATGCGGAAGGAAATCGAGTACCTGGGCAAGGTGCTCAAGAACCCGGAGAAGCCCTTCGTGGCCATCCTGGGTGGCTCGAAGGTGAGCGACAAGATCAAGGTCATCGAGAGCCTGCTGCCCAAGGTGGACGCGCTGCTCATCGGCGGCGCCATGGCCTACACCTTCCTCAAGGCGCAGGGCGTGGAGGTGGGCAGGTCCCGCGTGGAAGGGGACAAGCTGTCCCTGGCCACGCGCATGCTGGAGGCGGCGCAGCGGCTGAAGGTGCCGCTGGTGCTCCCGGTGGACCACATCGTCGGCACCGAGCTCACCGAGAACAGCGTTGCGAAGGAGACGCCGGACAACGCCATTCCTCCGGACATGATGGGTCTGGACATCGGCCCCAAGACGCGCGCCATCTACGCGCAGCACATCCGTGACGCGCGCACCGTGGTGTGGAACGGGCCCATGGGGCTGTTCGAGGTCAACAAGTTCGCCGAGGGCACCCGCTCGGTGGCCGCGGCCATGGCCATCAACACCCAGGCCACCACCGTCATCGGCGGCGGTGACAGCGCGGCCGCGGTGGAGCAGATGGGCTTCGCGGAGAAGATGAGCCACGTGTCCACCGGTGGCGGCGCCTCCCTGGAGTTCCTGGAGGGGCGTGAATTGCCGGGTATCAAGGCACTGGAAACGCGGTAG